The Malus domestica chromosome 10, GDT2T_hap1 genome contains a region encoding:
- the LOC139188792 gene encoding uncharacterized protein isoform X2: MHLVPNPTQTLPQTLPCSLNIPPYSLHSLQHRRSRRRKPNLFDSDWESDWESLPKKRGTTKKGKKDSDSGPLPLPPFDSWWWPADTVPPPPYPPNTVLFNTEYGYDRALNKIKDERLPSVLFFTAYGCKKTSKWIHPFFPELCEQFKHITIYVFPLPPQPTFQFYLNGEKVEEISTRSIKRVIKTFENVYNPSGMKKRGRRQGSKQVKNEEEVDPSKLTEVLPSRFPVLEIQIKTGCKWQLLAVSCFTDCINISSNYKHACCHVMAKGGDCKLEGCKACVCQLSKVAACV, encoded by the exons ATGCACCTTGTTCCTAATCCTACCCAAACCCTACCCCAGACCCTACCCTGTTCATTGAATATTCCACCCTACTCTCTTCATTCTCTTCAACACCGACGATCGCGCAGACGAAAACCAAATTTATTCGATTCAGACTGGGAATCAGATTGGGAATCGTTGCCCAAAAAAAGAGGAAccacaaaaaaaggaaaaaaagattcGGATTCAGGTCCTCTACCTCTACCTCCATTTGACAGTTGGTGGTGGCCAGCAGATACAGTACCTCCACCTCCATATCCACCAAACACTGTCCTCTTTAATACTGAATATGGTTATGATAGGGCACTAAACAAAATTAAAG ATGAACGCCTTCCATCGGTTCTCTTCTTCACGGCTTATGGTTGCAAGAAAA CCTCTAAATGGATACATCCATTCTTTCCTGAATTATGTGAGCAGTTTAAACATATAACAATATATGTTTTTCCCCTGCCACCCCAG CCAACGTTCCAGTTCTATCTAAATGGGGAGAAGGTCGAAGAGATCTCCACTAGATCCATCAAGCGTGTGATAAAGACTTTTGAAAATGTCTAcaa TCCATCTGGGATGAAGAAAAGGGGAAGACGACAAGGATCTAAGCAAGTTAAGAATGAAGAAGAAGTTGATCCGTCAAAACTTACAGAGGTACTTCCTAGTAGGTTTCCTGTGTTGgaaattcaaatcaaaacaGGTTGTAAATGGCAGCTGCTAGCTGTTAGTTGCTTTACAGATTGTATTAACATTtccagcaactacaaacatgcttgctgccatgtgatggcCAAAGGTGGTGATTGCAAGCTGGAAGGATGCAAAGCATGTGTGTGCCAACTATCCAAAGTTGCTGCATGTGTTTGA
- the LOC139188792 gene encoding uncharacterized protein isoform X1 has translation MHLVPNPTQTLPQTLPCSLNIPPYSLHSLQHRRSRRRKPNLFDSDWESDWESLPKKRGTTKKGKKDSDSGPLPLPPFDSWWWPADTVPPPPYPPNTVLFNTEYGYDRALNKIKDERLPSVLFFTAYGCKKTSKWIHPFFPELCEQFKHITIYVFPLPPQDVFFSMHLLGLKSPTFQFYLNGEKVEEISTRSIKRVIKTFENVYNPSGMKKRGRRQGSKQVKNEEEVDPSKLTEVLPSRFPVLEIQIKTGCKWQLLAVSCFTDCINISSNYKHACCHVMAKGGDCKLEGCKACVCQLSKVAACV, from the exons ATGCACCTTGTTCCTAATCCTACCCAAACCCTACCCCAGACCCTACCCTGTTCATTGAATATTCCACCCTACTCTCTTCATTCTCTTCAACACCGACGATCGCGCAGACGAAAACCAAATTTATTCGATTCAGACTGGGAATCAGATTGGGAATCGTTGCCCAAAAAAAGAGGAAccacaaaaaaaggaaaaaaagattcGGATTCAGGTCCTCTACCTCTACCTCCATTTGACAGTTGGTGGTGGCCAGCAGATACAGTACCTCCACCTCCATATCCACCAAACACTGTCCTCTTTAATACTGAATATGGTTATGATAGGGCACTAAACAAAATTAAAG ATGAACGCCTTCCATCGGTTCTCTTCTTCACGGCTTATGGTTGCAAGAAAA CCTCTAAATGGATACATCCATTCTTTCCTGAATTATGTGAGCAGTTTAAACATATAACAATATATGTTTTTCCCCTGCCACCCCAG GATGTCTTTTTCTCAATGCACTTGTTGGGTCTTAAGTCG CCAACGTTCCAGTTCTATCTAAATGGGGAGAAGGTCGAAGAGATCTCCACTAGATCCATCAAGCGTGTGATAAAGACTTTTGAAAATGTCTAcaa TCCATCTGGGATGAAGAAAAGGGGAAGACGACAAGGATCTAAGCAAGTTAAGAATGAAGAAGAAGTTGATCCGTCAAAACTTACAGAGGTACTTCCTAGTAGGTTTCCTGTGTTGgaaattcaaatcaaaacaGGTTGTAAATGGCAGCTGCTAGCTGTTAGTTGCTTTACAGATTGTATTAACATTtccagcaactacaaacatgcttgctgccatgtgatggcCAAAGGTGGTGATTGCAAGCTGGAAGGATGCAAAGCATGTGTGTGCCAACTATCCAAAGTTGCTGCATGTGTTTGA